In one Solanum lycopersicum chromosome 11, SLM_r2.1 genomic region, the following are encoded:
- the LOC101268242 gene encoding protein trichome birefringence-like 36 produces MAKNSFLLHILLFFVLILSLCDGILSQYELEELTWLDDKDDEISMFHSQHSSMRRCDFTSGKWVFDQSYPLYDSTCPYLSTAVTCTKNGRPDSDYEKWRWKPHGCEIPRFNALEFLGRMRKKRIMLVGDSIMRNQWESLVCLVQSVIPMARKTVTYVGPTMAFHAMDFETTIEFCWAPFLVELKKGPENKRILHLDMIEENAKYWRGADVLVFDSAHWWTHSDKYSSWDLIMEGNSFYRNMNPMVAYEKGLMTWAKWVDLNLDPRKTRVFFRSMSPRHNRENGWKCFNQREPLEFFSHPHVPEPLLVLKEVLRGMSFPVSFQDITTMTALRRDGHPSVYSKFVSQTGKQHLGDYKSDCSHWCLPGVPDTWNEMLNVML; encoded by the exons ATGGCAAAGAATTCATTTTTATTAcacattttgttgttttttgttcttattttgaGTTTATGTGATGGGATTTTATCACAATATGAGTTGGAGGAACTTACATGGTTAGATGATAAAGATGATGAAATTTCAATGTTTCATAGCCAACATTCTTCTATGAGGAGATGTGATTTTACTTCTGGGAAATGGGTTTTTGATCAAAGTTATCCTCTATATGATTCAACTTGTCCTTATCTTAGTACTGCTGTTACTTGTACCAAAAATGGTAGACCTGATTCTGATTATGAAAAATGGAGGTGGAAACCTCATGGTTGTGAAATTCCAAG GTTTAATGCATTGGAATTTCTTGGAAGGATGAGGAAAAAGAGAATTATGCTTGTTGGTGATTCTATAATGAGGAATCAATGGGAATCTCTTGTTTGCTTAGTTCAATCTGTTATCCCTATGGCTAGAAAAACAGTAACTTATGTTGGTCCTACTATGGCCTTCCATGCTATG GATTTCGAGACAACAATAGAATTCTGCTGGGCTCCTTTCTTGGTGGAACTGAAGAAAGGACCAGAAAACAAGAGAATATTGCATCTGGACATGATTGAAGAGAATGCAAAGTATTGGAGAGGAGCTGATGTTCTTGTTTTTGATTCAGCTCATTGGTGGACTCACTCCGATAAATATAGTTC TTGGGACTTGATTATGGAAGGGAACAGTTTCTATAGAAACATGAACCCAATGGTTGCCTATGAGAAAGGACTAATGACATGGGCTAAGTGGGTTGATTTGAATCTTGATCCTCGAAAAACTCGAGTTTTCTTCAGAAGCATGTCACCTCGACATAACAG GGAAAATGGATGGAAATGCTTCAACCAGAGGGAGCCTCTGGAGTTCTTTAGCCATCCGCATGTACCAGAACCACTGTTGGTGCTAAAAGAGGTGCTACGAGGGATGAGTTTTCCGGTATCTTTCCAGGATATAACAACAATGACAGCTCTTCGAAGAGACGGGCATCCTTCTGTCTATAGTAAGTTTGTAAGCCAAACAGGTAAGCAGCACTTAGGAGACTATAAATCTGATTGTAGTCATTGGTGCCTTCCTGGAGTACCTGATACCTGGAACGAAATGCTGAATGTCATGCTCTAG